TTCTGCCGTATGTCGGGGCGATTTTCGGCATGTTTCTGTTCTCAGCGCTGTCCGATGCCAGCGGCCGCCGGAAGATCTTTGTGGCACTGCCGCTGGCTGGCTTTGCCCTGTGTATGGCGCTGTCGGTGCTATTGCAGGCGCATATCTGGTGGTCGTATGCCGCCCTGGTGGGTTGCGGGGTGTTTATCCAGTCGGCTGCGGGCGTGTTCTGGAGTATTCCTCCGCGTCTGTTTAATGCTGAAGTGGCCGGTGGCGCGCGCGGTCTGATCAATGCGCTGGGCAACCTGGGTGGTTTCTGCGGCCCTTATATGGTGGGTGTGCTGATTGCCGAATACAGCAAGGATGCCGGGGTTTACAGCCTGGCGATCTCGCTGGCGATTGCTTCCGTGCTGGCGCTGACCCTGCCGGCGCGCTGCGACTCGGCGAAAGGGGAGGCAGCATGAACAGCTGGTTAGGACTGGACTGTGGCGGCACCTTTATCAAAGCCGGGCTGTATGATGCGCAGGGGCGTGAACTGGCAGTTGCACGGCAAAACCTGCCGGTGTTGGTGCCACAGCCAGGCTGGGCAGAACGGGACATGAGCCAGCTGTGGCAGCAGGCGGCGGCGGTTATTCGCGCGGTGCTGCAACAAAGCGGTCAGCAGGCCGCGCAAGTGGCGGGGGTCGGGATCTCCGCCCAGGGCAAAGGGCTATTCCTGCTGGATAAACAGGGCCAGCCACTGGGCAATGGCATCCTCTCCTCGGATCGGCGCGCATTGACGCTGGTACAGCAGTGGCAACGCGACGGTATGCCGCAGCAGCTCTATCCGCAAACGCGTCAGACGCTGTGGACGGGTCATCCGGTGTCGTTGCTGCGCTGGATCAAACAACAGGAGCCACAGCGCTACGCCGCGATCGGCAGCGTGCTGATGGCCCATGATTACCTGCGTTTTTGCCTGACCGGGGCGCTGGCCTGCGAAGAGACCAATATCTCCGAATCCAATTTGTATGACATGCAAAGCGGCGGCTGGTCGGCCAGATTGGCGGAAAGCTTAGGCATCAGCGAGATCGTCCCGGCTCTGCCGCCGATTATCGGCCCCACCGAGGTGGCTGGATACGTCACGGCGCAGGCGGCGGCAATGTGTGGGCTGCGGGAAGGGACGCCGGTAGTCGGCGGGTTGTTTGATGTGGTGTCCACCGCCTTGTGCGCCGGGTTACATGACGAAACCCGGCTGAATGCGGTGATGGGGACCTGGTCGGTCACCAGCGGCATTACTGATCGCATCATCACCGAGGCGGATTACCCGTTTGTCTATGGCCGCTACGCCATCGACGACCAGTTCATTATCCATGACGCCAGCCCGACTTCAGCCGCCAATCTTGAATGGTTCTGCCAACAATGGGGCATCGAGGATTACCAGCAACTGAACGACTGGGTGGCCTCTCTGCCCGCCGCCAGCAGTTCGCTGCTGTTTCTGCCGTTCCTCTATGGTTGCAATGCCGGGGCCGATCTGCACGGCAGTTTCGTCGGCATGCAGGCGGGCCATAGCCGTGCGCACCTGGTACAGGCGATTTATGAAGGGGTGGTGTTTTCACATCTGACCCATCTCAACCGTATGCGTCAGCGTTTCCCGCAGGCCCACGCGTTGCGTCTGAGTGGAGGACCGACCCGTTCCGCTCCCTGGATGCAGATGCTGGCCGATGCCAGTGGTTTGCCGGTCGAGGTGCCACAAATTGCCGAAAGCGGTTGCCTGGGGGCGGCGCTGGTCGCACTCACCGGCACCGGCGCGTATGCCTCGCTACAACAGGCGCAGCAGGCACTTAATCCCGACATTGTTACCTGGCAGCCGGACAACGCCAGGCACGCCCGCTATCAGCAGAAATATCAACGTTATCAGCAACTGGTCAACGCACTGGCGGCTACACAAGGAGTGAACCCATGAGTCTTCCGTTGCTCCAGTTAGCACTGGACCACACCGACCTTGATGCCGCGCTCAGTACCGCGCAGCAGCTACATCAAGAAGTCGACATCATTGAGGCTGGTACCATTTTGTGTTTCAGCGCCGGGATTGACGCGGTGCGTCGTCTGCGTCAACAGCATCCGGCGAAAACCCTGGTGGCCGATTTTAAAGTCGCCGATGCCGGTGCCACGCTGGCCCGCATGGCGTTTGACGCCGGGGCGAACTGGATGACGGTGATCTGCGCCGCACCGCTGGCGACCTTTGCCACCGCACTGGACGTGGCGCGCAGCTACCAGGGCGATATTCAGATCGAGCTGTTTGGTCACTGGACGCTGGAAGATGCCCGCCAGTGGCGCAGCCTGGGACTGACGCAGGCCATCTACCATCGGGGACGCGACGCGCAAGCCAGCGGCCAGCAGTGGAGTCAGCAGGATCTCGCGGCCATGCAGGCGTTATCCGATATGGGTTTTGCGCTGTCGATCACCGGAGGCATCACCCCGGATGAACTGCCGCAGTTTCGCAATATTGACGTCAAGGCGTTTATCGCCGGGCGCGCATTGAGTGACAGTGTCACTGGAATCACCACCGCACACCAATTTCATCAGGCCATTGCCAACATCTGGGGAACCGCATGAAACGCCAGCATCCACTGGGAATCTATGAAAAAGCGTTGCCCGCCCACCTCACCTGGCCGGAGCGACTGGCGCTGGCGAAAGCCTGTGGTTTCGATTTTGTCGAGATGTCAGTCGATGAAACCGACCAACGGCTCGCCAGACTGGACTGGAGCAAAGAACAACGTCTGTCGCTGGTCAACGCGATGATTGAAACCGGCGTCAGCATTCCGTCAATGTGCCTGTCCGGCCATCGGCGCTTTCCGTTCGGCAGCCACGACGCTGAGACGCGTCAGCGCGCCGATGATCTGATGGATCGGGCGATTCAACTGGCGAAGGACGTGGGTATCCGCACCATTCAACTGGCGGGCTATGACGTCTACTACGAACCCCACGACGAAGGTACGGTAGCGCGTTTTGCCGAGGGGCTATCGCGCGCGGTGGATCGTGCTGCCGCTGCGCAGGTGATGCTGGCCGTGGAAATCATGGACACCGAATTTATCAATGCCATCAGCAAATGGAAGGTGTGGGAGCAGCAGCAGGCGTCGCCGTGGTTCTCCGTCTATCCCGATGTCGGCAACCTTAGCGCCTGGGGCAATGACGTCGCCGCCGAGCTGGCGCTGGGGATTGATCGCATCGCCGCCATCCATCTGAAAGACACCCAACCGGTTACCGCCAGCTCGCCGGGGCAATTCCGCGATGTGCCGTTTGGTACGGGCTGCGTCGATTTCGTCAGCGTATTCCGCACGCTCAAGCAGCTGAATTATCGCGGGGCGTTTCTGATTGAGATGTGGACTGAAAAAGCCGAAGAGCCGGTCGCGGAGATCGTGCAGGCACGGCGCTGGATTGAACAAAAAATGCAGGAAGGGGGATTACTGTGAGCTTATTAACCTTGAAACAACAGGTGCTGGAAGCCAACCTGGCGTTACCGCGCCATCAACTGGTCACCTTTACCTGGGGCAACGTCAGCGCCATCGATCGTGCCAACGGCCTGGTGGCGATCAAACCTTCCGGCGTAGAGTACGACGGCATGACGGTGGAGGATATCGTGGTGGTGGAGCTGGAAAGCGGTCGCATCGTTGAAGGCAGTAAAAAGCCATCCTCGGATACCGCTACCCATCTGGCGCTGTATCGCGCATTTGCCGATATCGGCGGCATTGTGCATACCCATTCGCGCCATGCCACCATTTGGTCACAGGCAGGGCAAGACCTGCCTGCCTGGGGAACGACCCATGCCGATTATTTCTACGGCACCATCCCCTGTACCCGGCTGATGACCGAGCAGGAGATCGTCGATGAATATGAATACCACACCGGACAGGTGATTATTGAAACCTTCCGCTCGCGCGGCATCAGCCCGACAGCGATTCCGGCAGTATTGGTCAATGCCCATGGCCCCTTTGCCTGGGGCAAAGACGCCGACAACGCGGTGCATAATGCCGTGGTACTGGAAGAGATTGCTTATATGGGGATTTTTTCGCGCCAGCTGACGCCGGGGATTAAACATATGCAGCAGGATTTGCTGGATAAACACTTTCTCAGGAAGCACGGTGCGAATGCCTACTATGGGCAGTAACGTGTTGAATTAAAACCCCTCCCGTAGCGGCGCGATTTATCGCACAATTCTGTGCGCGATAAATCGCGCCGCTACGGGGCATGCTGAACCATTCGGTCATACCTGCTCGCGAAAAAATTACGCAGAAATTACGCAATCGCGACGGAAAATAAAGCTAATCACTCTCATTATCATTCCTCTTTTTTGACACCAGTGATTACTTTATTCATGAATAATAAACCTGTTCTTTTGCGCGGCAAAAAGTTCCCTGCGCCCAGCAGCCTGGCGGTGATGATCAGTGTCTGTTGCAACCTTGCGCTACACAGCGCTCAGGCGGCTGACACCACGGCGCAGGTGATTCCGGCAAAAAAGGTCACCGCGCAAAAAAACACCGAGGAAAACACCCTGACCGTCACTGCTACTCCGGTGAGCCGCTTCAATCCGGGTGGTGATGCACTGGTGCCCGCTTATCTCGACGGACAGGTGGCCAACGGCGGACGTCTCGGGATCCTGGGCGAGCAAAGTGCGATGAACGTACCGTTCAGCATCGTTGGCTATACCAGTAAAGCGATTCAGGATCAGCAGGCACGATCCGTGAGCGATGTGGTGCGTAACGATGCCTCGGTTGCGACCGGTTACGGTTACGGCAACACCCAGGAGATCTATAAGATTCGCGGTTTTGAGTTAGCCAGCGAAGATATCTCGTTCGGTGGCCTGT
The DNA window shown above is from Pantoea sp. At-9b and carries:
- a CDS encoding FGGY-family carbohydrate kinase produces the protein MNSWLGLDCGGTFIKAGLYDAQGRELAVARQNLPVLVPQPGWAERDMSQLWQQAAAVIRAVLQQSGQQAAQVAGVGISAQGKGLFLLDKQGQPLGNGILSSDRRALTLVQQWQRDGMPQQLYPQTRQTLWTGHPVSLLRWIKQQEPQRYAAIGSVLMAHDYLRFCLTGALACEETNISESNLYDMQSGGWSARLAESLGISEIVPALPPIIGPTEVAGYVTAQAAAMCGLREGTPVVGGLFDVVSTALCAGLHDETRLNAVMGTWSVTSGITDRIITEADYPFVYGRYAIDDQFIIHDASPTSAANLEWFCQQWGIEDYQQLNDWVASLPAASSSLLFLPFLYGCNAGADLHGSFVGMQAGHSRAHLVQAIYEGVVFSHLTHLNRMRQRFPQAHALRLSGGPTRSAPWMQMLADASGLPVEVPQIAESGCLGAALVALTGTGAYASLQQAQQALNPDIVTWQPDNARHARYQQKYQRYQQLVNALAATQGVNP
- the ulaD gene encoding 3-keto-L-gulonate-6-phosphate decarboxylase UlaD; translated protein: MSLPLLQLALDHTDLDAALSTAQQLHQEVDIIEAGTILCFSAGIDAVRRLRQQHPAKTLVADFKVADAGATLARMAFDAGANWMTVICAAPLATFATALDVARSYQGDIQIELFGHWTLEDARQWRSLGLTQAIYHRGRDAQASGQQWSQQDLAAMQALSDMGFALSITGGITPDELPQFRNIDVKAFIAGRALSDSVTGITTAHQFHQAIANIWGTA
- a CDS encoding L-ribulose-5-phosphate 3-epimerase; the encoded protein is MKRQHPLGIYEKALPAHLTWPERLALAKACGFDFVEMSVDETDQRLARLDWSKEQRLSLVNAMIETGVSIPSMCLSGHRRFPFGSHDAETRQRADDLMDRAIQLAKDVGIRTIQLAGYDVYYEPHDEGTVARFAEGLSRAVDRAAAAQVMLAVEIMDTEFINAISKWKVWEQQQASPWFSVYPDVGNLSAWGNDVAAELALGIDRIAAIHLKDTQPVTASSPGQFRDVPFGTGCVDFVSVFRTLKQLNYRGAFLIEMWTEKAEEPVAEIVQARRWIEQKMQEGGLL
- the araD gene encoding L-ribulose-5-phosphate 4-epimerase, encoding MSLLTLKQQVLEANLALPRHQLVTFTWGNVSAIDRANGLVAIKPSGVEYDGMTVEDIVVVELESGRIVEGSKKPSSDTATHLALYRAFADIGGIVHTHSRHATIWSQAGQDLPAWGTTHADYFYGTIPCTRLMTEQEIVDEYEYHTGQVIIETFRSRGISPTAIPAVLVNAHGPFAWGKDADNAVHNAVVLEEIAYMGIFSRQLTPGIKHMQQDLLDKHFLRKHGANAYYGQ